GCTGGCCAGAACCTGAAGACTAACGATTTCTCGAGACTGCTGGAACAGAAGTTTAATGTAAGTTTTAACTGGCAGACGATTCCGTACGAGGGAGCCAAGGAGAAACGGCAAATCTCGCTGGCGAACGGACATTATCCCGACGCTTATATTCTGACGAGCTACATCGACCAATTCTCGCAAGCGGATGTCATCCGCTACGGCAAGCAGGGGATCTTTTATCCGCTTAACGATCTTATTGAGCAATATGCCCCTCATATTAAGGCAGCGTTTGAACAGGAACCGGGGCTGCGCGCGCTTAATACGGCCCCGGACGGCAATATATACGGTCTTGGAGCCTATAGCGATTGCTTCCATTGTTCATATCCGTACAAGCTATGGTTGAACGACAAGTGGCTTAAGAAGCTTGGACTTGATATGCCAACAACAACGGAGCAATTACGCGAGGTGCTTCAGGCTTTCAAAGACGGCGATCCGAATGGAAACGGCGTGCCGGACGAAATTCCCCTAAGCGGTTCAACCGAGGAGTTTGGCGTACGCGTGCTGCCGTATTTGATGAACGGGTTCGTGTACGATGACGACCGGACCTATTTGAACGTGGCAAGCGGCAAAGTCAGTCTGGCAGCAGTAAAGCCGGAATGGCAGGAAGGACTGAAGTACGTGAAGTCCTTGTATGATCAAGGCCTTATCGATATCGGTGCCTTTACGCAAAATTCCGACGCCTTCTTCAAGCTTGGGGAGAATGCCGATACGCAAATTTTAGGCGGGGGTACGGCCATGCATCCGGCGATATTCGTAAATACCGGACCAGGTAACAAGAGGGGGAGCGATTACGCGCCGGTTCCGCCTTTAGAAGGACCTCATGCCTCCTATGCCGTTTATTACCCGTCCGGTATAATGCCTGGCGCCAAATTCGTCATTACGGACAAAGCAAGCCCGGAAGCGCGCATCGCGCTCATCCGCATTGCCGATTATCTTTTCACGCCGGAAGGTCAAGCAAATGCGGAGATTGGCAAGGAAGGCGTCGATTGGCGGAGACCCGTGGAGGGGGAGCAGGCGCTTGATCCGGATATTCCGGCTGCTTTCGCCAGTATCGCGCCCAAAGAAGGGGATCCCCCGCATAATACAAGATGGAGTGGAATGGGGCATTTCTATATGCCGAAGTCCTACCGGAACAGCTGGGTGCAGAACATGGACATCTACGCTCCCGACGGCTATGAACGAAGGCTGTTCCAAGCTACGAAATTATACGAAGGCCATGAACCGAAGGAATACTTCCCGATGTGGTCCGTCTGGATTGACCCTGACAGCGCGGATGAAGCAAGTCTCTTGCAGTCCAACCTTAAAAACGAGATCGATGAGAGCGCGATGGAGTTTATCACCGGCCAAATTGATCTGGACAAGGATTGGAGCTCTTATGTCGCACGATTGGAATCTCTCGGGTCAGACCGCTATGTCGAGATTATGCAGCAAGCATACGATCGATGGCTTCAGGAGAAAAATACAAAATAAAGAATTAGGCCGGCCGCGGCATTCGCGGCCGGCCTTTTTGCCGGAGTTGCATGGTTCCGCAGGTCCAAAATGGCCGTACCATGCGGAATTGTCCCTATGATTTCGGGAGATTTGTACGCTGAATGACGCAATTGTACCTACCCTGGCACCCTTAAAATCACCTATGATCAAACCTGTAGAAAGCGCTGTCAATCATCAAGACGCGGTTTACTCAATTAAATAGGGGGGATTCGTTTGGAAGCCGCTGGCAAACGTCTCAGCGCAAGAAAGAGCTTCGCTAGACACTGGCAATTGTATCTTATCGTAGCACCGCCGCTGTTGTTCTTTATCATCTTTAAATATTATCCGATGCTGAACGCGGTGCTGGCCTTCAAAGACTACTACGTCACGAAAGGCATATGGGGAAGCCCCTGGGTCGGATTCCACAACTTTAGATTGTTTTTCGAGAATCCGATATTCAGCTCGCTTGTGAAAAACACGCTCATGCTCAGCTTCTATCTGCTGCTTGCAGGATTCCCGATTCCCATTCTGCTTGCTTTAATGCTGAATGAAGTACGGGCGCAGAAATTCAAGCGTTTCGTCCAACTCGTGACCTTCGCGCCGTACTTTATCTCTACGGTAGTCATGGTGTCGATCATTATGCTTTTCCTGGCGCCAAGGCTTGGTTTCGTAAACGTACTTATGAATCATCTAGGGATGGAATCGGTTAATTTTCTCGGTAATCCCGGCATGTTCTCATCGATTTATGTCTGGTCCGATATCTGGCAGACGGCCGGCTATTCAGCCGTGATTTATTTGGCCGCACTGTCGGGGATTGATCCAACCCTGTACGAGGCAGCAAGAGTGGATGGCGCTTCGCGTTACCAGAAGATTTGGAACGTGGATCTGCCGGGCATTCTGCCTACGATCTCCATCATTCTTATTCTGAATGTCGGGAACGTCATGGCGATTGGCTTCGAGAAGGTATATTTGCTCCAGAACAAGCTGAATATCGCGAACTCCGAGATTATCGCAACTTACGTGTACAAGATCGGCTTGCTGAACGCTAACTACAGCTTCGCAACGGCTGTCGGCTTGTTCAACTCGGTTATCAATCTTGTTCTCTTATTTACGGTTAACGCACTGGCACGTCGGTTTTTGAAATCCAGCATCTGGTAACGAAGAGGTGTTTGCATGGCTAATGTGGCGAAAGTAAGGAATAAAATCAGAGAATCATCGGGCGATAAAGTATTTCTCATCACCATTTATATCATTCTTGCGCTAGTGCTTGTCGCGGTACTCTATCCGCTGATCTATATCTTAAGCAGCTCGTTCAGCAGTCCGTCAGCCGTTTCGGCAGGCAAGGTCTGGTTATGGCCGGTCGACGTCACGCTGAAGGGTTACGAAGCGTTGTTCAAAAACTCGCAGGTGTTGACGGGCTATGGCAACTCGCTGCTGTATACGGTTTCGGGCACGCTCGTCAGCGTAACGTTAACCATTATGCTGGCGTACCCGCTGTCCCGGTCAACCTTCTTTGGCCGAAACGTCATCATGATGATCATTACGTTTACGATGCTGTTCAGCGGCGGTCTGATTCCAACCTACATGGTCGTGAAGAGCCTGGGCCTTATCGATACCAGATGGGCGCTTATTATCCCGAACGCGGTCTGGGTCTGGCAGGTTATTATCGCAAGGTCGTTCTTCCAGCAATCGATTCCGTCCGAGCTTGTTGAGGCAAGCGAAATCGACGGCTGCAGCGATCTGCGCTTCATGCGAAGCGTCGTATTGTCGCTGTCCAAACCGATTATCGCCGTACTTATCATCATGTATGCGGTAGGGCAGTGGAATGCTTACTTCGACGCTTTGATTTATTTGAAATCGGACACCAAGTACCCGCTGCAGCTCATTTTGCGAAGCATCATTATCCAAAACAACAGCGGCAGCGCCAATATGGACGCTCTGAAGCAGGTAGAGCGCCAGCAGCTGGCGGAGCTTCTCAAATACTCGCTGATTGTGGTAGCAACGCTTCCCGTTCTCATTATTTATCCGTTTGTGCAGCGGTATTTCGTACAGGGGATGCTTGTTGGTTCCGTCAAGGGCTAATTCCGTGGACATTGAAAGGGGGAATGCCGTTCATAGCGCAGCATGAAGCACGACTTCATAACAGCTAGCAATATCTAATGGAATTCATTAAAAGGGAGCGATTGCACGTGTTAAAACAGAGAATGGTTATTCTGCTCGTGACAGTCTTAATGGTCAGCTTAGTCATGTCGGCTTGCTCGAAGAACAATGCAGGCAACAATGCGCCAGCCAGCAACAAACCCGCTAACAGCGCTTCAGCAAACACCGAAAAACCGGCCGCACCGGTGGATATTAAGCTGTTCGCGGTACAGGAGCCTAACATCGACCTGGCTACCAACAAATTTACGAAGTTCGTAGAAGATAAATTCAACATCAAATTCAATTTTGAAGCCATCCCATCGGACGGTGCCAAAGAAAAACGTCAAATTTCCTTGGCGAGCGGCGATTTCCCGGATGCCTACATGCTGACAGCCTATATCGATCAATTCTCGCAAGCTGACCTGATCAAATACGGCAAGCAAGGCGTACTTATCCCGTTGAACGACCTGATCGATAAATACGCGCCGAACATCAAGCAAGCTCTTGAGAGCAATGCGGACTTCAAAGCGTTCAGCGTAGCGCCGGACGGCAACATTTACGGACTTCCGGCATACTCGCAATGTTTCCACTGTTCGTATCCGAACAAAATGTGGCTGAATACGGGCTGGCTGGAAAAGCTGAACCTGGAAATGCCAAAAACAACCGAAGATTTCAAAAAGGTACTCGAAGCGTTTAAAAACCAGGATCCAAACGGCAACGGCAAGAAGGACGAAGTACCTCTGAGCGGTTCGACCGAAGAGTTCGGCGTGCATGTCGTTCCTTACCTGATGAATGCTTTCGTCTATGACGACGACCGCAACCACCTGATGCTGCAAGACGGCAAAGTAGGCTCCGCCGCGGTAACGGACGAATGGAAGCAAGGCTTGGCATATATTAAATCGTTGTATGACGAAGGTTTGATTGATCCGGGTGCGTTTACGCAAAATGCCGAAGCTTTCAAAAAAATCGGCGAAAACGGCGATGCGCAAATTCTTGGCGCAGGCGCTGGCATGCACCCGGCAATCTTCCTGAACATTGACCATGGCAACAAAAACTCGAAGGACTACAACCCGGTTCCTCCGCTTACAGGTCCTGGCGGCGTATCGCTGGCAACGCATGACGGCGGCGGCGTATCTCCTGGAGCCAAGTTCGCCATCACAAGCAAAGCAAGCGAAGAAAAGCAAATCGCACTCATTAAATTGGTTGATTACATGTTTACGCCTGAAGGTCAAACCAACGGCGCATCCGGTATGAAAGGCATTGACTGGACAGATCCGAAGGAAGGCGATCTTGCGCTTGGAGAGAACGTCAAGCCAATGGTAGCGCCAATCCCGACAACAGAAGGCGAAGCGCCGCGCAACGCCGGCTGGAGCGGCATGGCTCACTTCTATATGCCGAAAGAATACCGCGACAGCTGGGTACAAGGCTCGGACATCTACGATTCCGCGAACTATGAACGCCGCCTGTATCAAGCAACGCTGCTTTACCAAGGCCATGAGCCAAAAGACTTGTTCCCGCTGTGGGCGATTTGGCTGGATCCATCCGAAGTGGATGAAGCAACCATGCTTCAAACAAACATCAAAACGTATATCGACGAGAACGAACTGCAATTCATCACGGGTCACAAGAGCCTCGACAAGGATTGGGACGCCTATTTGAAAGGCCTTAAAGACCTGAAGCTCGACCGTTACCTGGAAATTTTGCAAAAAGCGTATGACTCCTCAACGTTCAAGAAATAAGAACAGTAATTAAGCAAGAGCGGCTCTCCGTGAATTGGCGGAGAGCCGCTTTTTTGATATTTATAGAAAAAACTGGTAGTTCCGGAGACTCATTTCATAAGTTCAAAGGTTTGACTATAATGAGCTTGCGGGCAACTGGATAACGTTACCAGCAAATCCAAGTTCGAAAGGGGTTATTTATGTTATTAAGAGAGCCAACAGTCAGAAATTTGAATGTCCATTATGATCTACGGTTTCTGGATGACCAGGAACAGATCGAGCCTCTTCTTCTAAGAGCAGGAGGCCAATCGTATCCGCTTGTAAGGCATACCGCAGAATCTTTAAGCGCCCACGGTTTTTTAACAGATTCATACCCCACACATTATTGCGCCTCTGTTCCCCAAGACAGCTCCAAGGTTCAATTCATCCGAGTCTTCGGCCCCCCGGACCATCAAGGTATTCCCACACTTAAGGCAGCAGCCATCTCCACAGCTACAAACGGGAAAGTATTCAATGCCGCCGATACGGCCAAATCCATCCTCTTCCTCAACCCAAGCATCACCGTTTTAACTCCCGATCACTCCGATACCGTATTAAATCACATGGAAGATTCCGATGAGCTCCGCCAAATGGTTTATATGATCGAGCAGCTTCAGGACGGTTGGAATACGCCAACGATTATCACGGACGAGAAAGGACAGCCCGTCCTGGACAAAGAAGGTAAGCCGTTCTACACTTATGAGCTTCATCCGATCCTGCTTAATCTTGCTGCCTCCGCGGCTGCGGGAATCAAGAGCAAGATTTACAGCGACGCGACCTTGCGCGGCGTCCGCTATAATGTCCAACCGGGCATCAGCCACATAGCAGTGAATCAAGGGAACACAGCCTTGACGGCCGTTAACCAAGGCGGATACCACTATAATCTGAAGGATGGCGGACCTCAGTATGGGGTGTCGGTAGCGGTTGAAAAGCTGACTAATGCATTCGAGCTTGATTTGAAGGTGACCAATTCCTACATTCGGCACATGTCCGTCTATGCGACCTTCTATAAAGGCGATGGCAGCACTCCCATTGAAATGGATGCCGACGCCTTGCTTTCCTTGCTGCGGGGAGAGAATCTTCTAGACGTGAAGGAATGGATGGAAGCATTGGAAGAGTCGGAGCAGCTGTTATTAGGCACTAAATCGCTCAAGTTCATCGGTAACGTAAGCGCAGAAGGGACCTTCCTCGGCATTCCCGTGACGGATACATCATCATTGTTCTCATTCCAATTGCCAACCGATGATCCAATTGGCAAACTTCGTTTATCCATAGGCAGCTTGGGCTACGGCAACTCGCATTCCGATGCGGATCCTAATGCGGCATGGATCGGAATTGGTTCAACGTCGCTGATGGATTTGGTCATTCCGACTGTAGCGTTAATCATGACGGTAGGTACCGAGAGCAGCAAGATGTTCGACACACTCTTCAAAAAAGTGAAATTTATCGCCCCAACCGTCTACTCCATTTATACAGTCGTTAAAGATATCATCAATGACTCCAGCAATACAGGCAACGACGTCAAGAACATGATCGCATCGCTTGCGGACCGGATTGTCTCCAGTCTGCTTACGGGATCGGAATTTATAGAAGAGCTTGCCGCGATATTGGCAGCCGAAGAGGTTGAGGAAGCCATTCCTGTTGTAGGTTGGGGACTCAAAGCTATAGCGCTGGAAGGCTCTGTCGTTCAATTGGCTCAAACGGTTGCCGAGGTTATTGCTTCTCCGCGGGTGGTCGATTTTGAGTTGACCGTTACGATGGATGCTTCGATCTCGCTTCTTGCCGAAGCAAACAGCGGGGAACAGCCGGAATTTGCGGCTACAGCGGCCTACTATATAGTTACGGCGCAATATAGCGACAACACAACACGTACTTATAGAGATGTCATTCCGGATTCAAAGGTAAGCAGTCTGTCGTTTGAGCTAAATGATGTGCCTGTTGGCGGGAAAGTGACTTTCCTTGCTGCCATTTACTCGAAGGAAGGCTGGCTTGTAGGCGGCGGCAAATCGGAAATGATGGATAATCTGCTCACGCCGGGCAAAGACCGTTTGGTGGCATCCGTAAAGGTTACGCAGATGCTGTATCCGCTGAATGGACAGACGACCTACCAGCATAGCCAGCTCCTAATCCAGCAAGGCGGCCAATACGCGTGGCAGCATACGGCCGAACCTCCTACGGAAACAGCGGAAGACCTCGGAACAGGCGGAGGCGGACATGTGTTGGAAAGTCTGGTTGGAATAACTCTGAATTCGAATATGGGACTATTAGGATATGCATGGCAGGCATCCGGCTTGAATATTCCGCCGGTTGACGGAGACAACGGAGACAATCTGGAGCTCTACGCTTTCAAAAATATTTCCTATGGCCCGAATCCAAATGCCGGCGTAATGAATACGCCAAAAGGCTATAACAAAGCCCCGCTGCTCGCTTATCCGCAGCTTGGTGCGGAAAGCGGCGCTGCCGGCTATTTTTACCTGGATCCAACCGGGGATCAAACAAACGGGTTCCACCTTCGCCGGATCAAACCTGTCAATGACCCTACGATTCCGCAGAACAGTCCTGAACGTGAATTCGATCTATCCGCGGGGGAGAGCTGGGGACGGTTCAATCTGCTCCCGGCCTCAATGGCTTACCATTCCAACGGGTATGTGATTGCCGTCAATCCTGCTTATCCCGTCATGCAGATTCTGCAAATTCCTTCAAGCAGCAAACCGGATGATCAAGCGCCTTGGGCGTTGATCACGCTTGGTCCTGGTACGAGGGAAGGTCTGGTGCAGCAGCCTGAACTGGTAGCTATCGCTTCTAATCAGACGGTGTACGTATTAGAAAAAGGCAACCAGCGGATCCAGGCATTTAGCCGCGGTGGACACCCCGTAGCAGCTTTTGCCGATCCCGATTCTCCGTATTGGATAAACCTAGTCAATCATGATGCCACTCAAGACGTGAAGTACCTTGCCATGAGCGTGGAAATTCAAGGCCACATTTACGTGCTTAGCCAATATGGCAACGGTTATGAGGCAGATCAATATTTCCTCGATATTTACACGCCTGCGGGAAGCCATCTCGTTACGCAGAGAGGACTGGTTGCAGCCTCGATGGCCGTCGATCTCTGGAGGAACCTATACACCTTGAATTTCCAGCAAATCCTCTCTCCAGAGGGATGTACAGAGCCTTCAGTTAGCGAGTGGACGCCAA
This region of Paenibacillus sp. JDR-2 genomic DNA includes:
- a CDS encoding extracellular solute-binding protein codes for the protein MNKLIRVACIVLCVCSVILALSSCNTAEQHGAESDKPLRISIFAQQDAGQNLKTNDFSRLLEQKFNVSFNWQTIPYEGAKEKRQISLANGHYPDAYILTSYIDQFSQADVIRYGKQGIFYPLNDLIEQYAPHIKAAFEQEPGLRALNTAPDGNIYGLGAYSDCFHCSYPYKLWLNDKWLKKLGLDMPTTTEQLREVLQAFKDGDPNGNGVPDEIPLSGSTEEFGVRVLPYLMNGFVYDDDRTYLNVASGKVSLAAVKPEWQEGLKYVKSLYDQGLIDIGAFTQNSDAFFKLGENADTQILGGGTAMHPAIFVNTGPGNKRGSDYAPVPPLEGPHASYAVYYPSGIMPGAKFVITDKASPEARIALIRIADYLFTPEGQANAEIGKEGVDWRRPVEGEQALDPDIPAAFASIAPKEGDPPHNTRWSGMGHFYMPKSYRNSWVQNMDIYAPDGYERRLFQATKLYEGHEPKEYFPMWSVWIDPDSADEASLLQSNLKNEIDESAMEFITGQIDLDKDWSSYVARLESLGSDRYVEIMQQAYDRWLQEKNTK
- a CDS encoding ABC transporter permease; the encoded protein is MEAAGKRLSARKSFARHWQLYLIVAPPLLFFIIFKYYPMLNAVLAFKDYYVTKGIWGSPWVGFHNFRLFFENPIFSSLVKNTLMLSFYLLLAGFPIPILLALMLNEVRAQKFKRFVQLVTFAPYFISTVVMVSIIMLFLAPRLGFVNVLMNHLGMESVNFLGNPGMFSSIYVWSDIWQTAGYSAVIYLAALSGIDPTLYEAARVDGASRYQKIWNVDLPGILPTISIILILNVGNVMAIGFEKVYLLQNKLNIANSEIIATYVYKIGLLNANYSFATAVGLFNSVINLVLLFTVNALARRFLKSSIW
- a CDS encoding carbohydrate ABC transporter permease translates to MANVAKVRNKIRESSGDKVFLITIYIILALVLVAVLYPLIYILSSSFSSPSAVSAGKVWLWPVDVTLKGYEALFKNSQVLTGYGNSLLYTVSGTLVSVTLTIMLAYPLSRSTFFGRNVIMMIITFTMLFSGGLIPTYMVVKSLGLIDTRWALIIPNAVWVWQVIIARSFFQQSIPSELVEASEIDGCSDLRFMRSVVLSLSKPIIAVLIIMYAVGQWNAYFDALIYLKSDTKYPLQLILRSIIIQNNSGSANMDALKQVERQQLAELLKYSLIVVATLPVLIIYPFVQRYFVQGMLVGSVKG
- a CDS encoding extracellular solute-binding protein, with the translated sequence MEFIKRERLHVLKQRMVILLVTVLMVSLVMSACSKNNAGNNAPASNKPANSASANTEKPAAPVDIKLFAVQEPNIDLATNKFTKFVEDKFNIKFNFEAIPSDGAKEKRQISLASGDFPDAYMLTAYIDQFSQADLIKYGKQGVLIPLNDLIDKYAPNIKQALESNADFKAFSVAPDGNIYGLPAYSQCFHCSYPNKMWLNTGWLEKLNLEMPKTTEDFKKVLEAFKNQDPNGNGKKDEVPLSGSTEEFGVHVVPYLMNAFVYDDDRNHLMLQDGKVGSAAVTDEWKQGLAYIKSLYDEGLIDPGAFTQNAEAFKKIGENGDAQILGAGAGMHPAIFLNIDHGNKNSKDYNPVPPLTGPGGVSLATHDGGGVSPGAKFAITSKASEEKQIALIKLVDYMFTPEGQTNGASGMKGIDWTDPKEGDLALGENVKPMVAPIPTTEGEAPRNAGWSGMAHFYMPKEYRDSWVQGSDIYDSANYERRLYQATLLYQGHEPKDLFPLWAIWLDPSEVDEATMLQTNIKTYIDENELQFITGHKSLDKDWDAYLKGLKDLKLDRYLEILQKAYDSSTFKK